AGCAGGATGAAATCTGCCGAACTCTTGCCTGCGGCCTGTATATCCTCAGGCGAGCGGACGGAAAAGGCTTGTATGACCGGAACCGATACGGCCCGGCGCAGCTCCCGGATATAACCTTCGTCCTCCGCGCCGTGGAGCTGCACCATCTGGATGACACCCTGCCGTACCAGCGCCGCAACGTGGTCTATAGGCTCGTCGACGAATACGCCTACGGCCGGGATGTCCTCCCGCAGGATTTTCCGCAGCTGCGCCGCCTGCCCGTCCGTCACGCGGCGGCGGCTGCCGGCAAAGACAAAGCCGACGTAATCCGGATGCAGTTCATTGGCCCAC
This region of Megasphaera stantonii genomic DNA includes:
- a CDS encoding phosphoribosylanthranilate isomerase, encoding MVKIKLCGLTRRCDIKWANELHPDYVGFVFAGSRRRVTDGQAAQLRKILREDIPAVGVFVDEPIDHVAALVRQGVIQMVQLHGAEDEGYIRELRRAVSVPVIQAFSVRSPEDIQAAGKSSADFILLDHGTGGTGQAFDWTLAAALDRPYFLAGGLHPGNAAVAAELRPYAVDVSSGIETEGVKDRQKMVEFARRIRHTF